Proteins from a genomic interval of Paenibacillus sp. FSL H8-0048:
- a CDS encoding S-layer homology domain-containing protein: MTTSKKWNKGWSRTLAASLSIALVTANFAVLGPVAHAAVAENDGSEQIFTSDKYRSFTKDGGAVKLTFPELFITADAGEMMTGATVVINGYKAGDQMTFATSGTGITVATSGGNGAYILTGNAAVEVYQQVLENAQFTMTTSGERSLTFGLGPVLAFNKNGHFYEYVTDPSVKWTDARVKAEQRTYYGRQGYLATITGPDENAFIAEKARGIGWVGGKDVARSEDMNGRANTRVFALQNNKYNGYGDWRWVTGPEGKLQYEGKSGLPFYKGYNANGGRNDSATVTDLTYGIGTNHIMHNNWDAGEPNDSTYEHVVHIFASGKWNDYPIDNRVDAYLVEYGGMPGDANSSISTTITLVDKTPLKQDNDTAEGYLGLEPQVYTKASLAVLKDASDAAKAVLDDDHASPEEVEAARKGLADAIAGLVKQPPVADSASYTEGSNNQVSIKFDKPVKFNDGDADPTDDFRVTLDGKVVDVTNAVVSDQDPSVIILTLASPLSNDPVVRIEYDAAESAIQAQTSGKEPVSDFTLIANGPFGDSLEIETPAKGTEVYGADLPLPVTGQAALDSVVTAAVYKVDVHPNAHLFDLEVGITVTDDVYKWDTKLPGPLAPGSYHVAVTSTKTFGDEVRTETKLVPFTVPQLELTHVAVNEGQPDHAVLTFNQPVGSALTDGDFTGLTIDGRKVIAVKSVQGDKVEVVLEEALGPDDALIVGYDPAAGNVTAEGNVLNELKPIQAGEQSGITKDNNVIPLQLVAAYPEAGQLKLVFNKPINDLTDLAGFTYGGVPLKEPFEINGNELIVSIPSDSKGGLLSYDPEHGSVTENGNKHNPLTGLQPGIDLGGDGKYIADGGKLPENGLGLSAGDKPVSLSPGFQPDVPSGYLATVPNETDSIALNLAPAGDKDRLRKVTLNGVEVPDGDWSKLPLQEGLNTIQVDIVDAKNPGIKLGQYQIQVIRASGKLVSLEPSSGTLQPEFKPETDKYEATVSNSVYEISLKPFTLDPGAVVTLSIAGEAPVQVKSGDWSAALPLKVGKNEVVVTVKDSAGGTNTYTVTITRQEPAPSGGGSAPAPAAPETSKTEVIQVDVAIGGANAAGITKVPVQRTTQSNGTITDLVRFTKDKAEEAVKKAKETGQSIARVVIPDAADNVSEVNVQIPAETAKLLKENGIILEIYTENAIVRVPNESLEGIGQDFYFRLVPVRNATERNEIEKRATLEAVVREVAKDNKIEVVARPMTIETNLSSRAVTLILPLRDVKLPANEAARNAFLAQLGIFIEHTDGTKEVVKGKAVTYKEGLLGLEFSVSKFSTFTIINFNNQSPATHVSYIVGFPDGEFKPDERVTRSQMALMIARNLGYNASAAVGNPPFPDVAVRHYAAGAIAFVSAQGVMKGDPTGKFRGAAPITRAEMAAAAANYLKLAVPADGASSFNDITGHWAQGVIAANVSAGLLKGYPDGSFKPNAYLTRAEAVVIVNQMFGRGPLHGADAVKFPDVSKNHWAYLDIQEAVIDHQYRIDSEQKEQRVTE; this comes from the coding sequence ATGACAACATCGAAGAAATGGAATAAAGGATGGTCACGCACTCTGGCCGCCTCTTTATCAATTGCGCTGGTCACCGCCAACTTTGCGGTGCTTGGGCCAGTGGCCCATGCGGCTGTAGCGGAGAATGATGGTTCGGAACAAATTTTCACTTCGGATAAGTACCGGAGCTTCACCAAGGATGGCGGAGCAGTAAAATTAACCTTCCCGGAGCTCTTTATCACCGCAGATGCGGGTGAAATGATGACAGGGGCTACGGTTGTCATTAACGGATATAAAGCGGGCGATCAGATGACATTCGCCACATCCGGTACAGGAATTACAGTAGCGACTAGCGGGGGCAACGGAGCCTATATCTTAACAGGCAACGCGGCGGTTGAAGTCTATCAGCAGGTATTGGAGAATGCCCAATTTACGATGACCACTTCCGGTGAACGTAGTCTGACCTTTGGTCTTGGCCCTGTTCTTGCCTTTAATAAGAATGGTCACTTCTATGAGTATGTTACAGATCCAAGCGTGAAGTGGACGGATGCCCGGGTGAAGGCCGAACAGCGGACCTATTATGGCCGCCAAGGGTATCTGGCGACGATTACCGGCCCGGATGAGAACGCTTTTATTGCGGAGAAGGCTAGAGGGATTGGTTGGGTTGGCGGGAAAGATGTAGCTCGTTCCGAGGATATGAACGGAAGGGCCAATACACGTGTGTTCGCCTTGCAGAACAACAAATACAATGGTTATGGCGATTGGCGCTGGGTAACCGGACCTGAAGGAAAGCTGCAGTACGAAGGCAAATCCGGGCTTCCTTTCTATAAGGGGTACAACGCTAATGGTGGAAGAAATGATTCTGCCACAGTGACGGATCTTACTTATGGGATTGGTACTAACCATATCATGCATAACAACTGGGATGCAGGAGAGCCGAATGACTCTACCTACGAACATGTGGTGCACATCTTTGCAAGCGGAAAGTGGAATGACTATCCAATAGATAACAGGGTTGATGCTTATCTTGTGGAATATGGTGGTATGCCAGGCGATGCGAACTCCAGTATTAGTACTACTATAACATTAGTAGACAAAACCCCGCTGAAGCAGGACAACGATACAGCAGAGGGTTATCTCGGTCTGGAGCCGCAGGTCTATACGAAGGCTTCTCTGGCAGTGCTCAAGGATGCATCGGATGCAGCCAAGGCGGTCCTTGATGATGACCATGCTTCCCCTGAAGAGGTTGAGGCCGCCCGCAAGGGTCTGGCGGATGCCATTGCCGGATTGGTGAAGCAGCCGCCAGTGGCTGATAGCGCAAGCTATACAGAGGGCAGCAACAACCAGGTATCCATTAAGTTCGACAAGCCGGTTAAGTTCAATGATGGCGATGCTGACCCTACGGATGACTTCAGAGTGACACTGGACGGAAAAGTGGTGGATGTTACGAACGCTGTAGTATCCGACCAAGATCCTAGTGTCATCATTCTGACCCTGGCCAGCCCGTTGTCCAATGACCCTGTGGTTCGAATCGAATATGATGCCGCAGAGTCGGCAATTCAGGCTCAGACTTCCGGGAAGGAGCCAGTGTCCGACTTTACGCTTATTGCGAACGGACCGTTCGGGGATTCCTTGGAAATTGAAACGCCTGCTAAGGGAACCGAGGTATATGGAGCAGATCTGCCGCTTCCTGTAACTGGACAAGCTGCACTTGATTCGGTGGTTACGGCTGCTGTATATAAAGTGGACGTCCACCCGAATGCACATCTGTTCGATCTTGAGGTAGGCATTACCGTAACCGATGATGTCTATAAGTGGGACACCAAGCTGCCGGGACCGCTGGCACCGGGCTCCTACCATGTGGCGGTGACTTCGACCAAAACATTCGGCGATGAAGTAAGAACAGAAACGAAGCTGGTGCCGTTCACTGTACCACAGCTGGAATTGACCCATGTGGCGGTAAACGAAGGCCAGCCGGATCACGCTGTATTGACATTCAATCAGCCGGTTGGCTCTGCGTTGACCGATGGGGATTTCACCGGGCTGACCATCGATGGCCGGAAGGTTATTGCTGTGAAGTCGGTGCAGGGCGATAAAGTGGAAGTCGTTCTGGAGGAAGCGCTTGGTCCGGATGATGCATTGATCGTAGGGTACGATCCTGCTGCCGGTAATGTTACGGCTGAAGGCAACGTCCTGAATGAATTGAAGCCGATTCAGGCCGGTGAGCAGTCCGGCATTACGAAAGATAACAATGTGATTCCGCTTCAGCTCGTTGCTGCTTATCCCGAAGCAGGGCAGCTCAAGCTGGTGTTCAATAAGCCGATCAACGATCTGACCGATCTGGCCGGGTTCACTTACGGCGGCGTGCCGCTTAAGGAGCCTTTTGAAATCAACGGCAATGAACTGATTGTGTCCATTCCTTCTGATTCTAAGGGTGGCCTGCTCAGTTACGACCCAGAACACGGAAGTGTGACCGAGAATGGAAATAAGCATAACCCGCTTACGGGATTGCAGCCGGGGATTGATCTCGGCGGAGACGGCAAATATATCGCAGACGGCGGCAAGCTGCCGGAGAACGGGCTGGGATTGAGTGCCGGGGATAAGCCGGTATCCTTAAGTCCGGGCTTCCAGCCCGACGTACCAAGCGGCTATCTGGCAACCGTACCTAATGAGACGGATTCCATCGCCCTGAATCTTGCTCCGGCAGGAGATAAGGATAGACTACGCAAGGTAACCCTGAATGGGGTAGAGGTTCCTGACGGCGACTGGAGTAAGCTGCCGCTTCAGGAAGGGCTGAATACCATCCAGGTGGATATTGTGGATGCGAAGAACCCGGGCATTAAGCTTGGACAATATCAAATTCAGGTCATCCGCGCCAGCGGGAAGCTGGTTTCGCTTGAGCCTTCCAGCGGCACCCTACAGCCGGAGTTCAAGCCTGAAACTGACAAGTATGAAGCAACTGTTAGCAACAGTGTGTATGAGATTTCCCTTAAGCCGTTTACCCTGGACCCAGGGGCTGTAGTAACGCTCAGCATTGCGGGCGAAGCTCCTGTACAGGTGAAGAGCGGCGACTGGAGCGCAGCTCTCCCGCTGAAGGTAGGGAAGAATGAGGTTGTTGTCACCGTCAAGGATTCCGCAGGCGGAACGAACACCTACACCGTAACTATCACCAGACAAGAGCCTGCTCCATCAGGCGGAGGTTCCGCTCCGGCGCCAGCAGCGCCTGAAACATCCAAGACCGAAGTGATTCAGGTGGATGTGGCCATCGGCGGAGCCAATGCGGCGGGTATCACGAAAGTGCCGGTTCAGCGCACCACTCAGAGCAATGGCACAATCACCGATCTGGTCCGCTTCACCAAGGATAAGGCTGAAGAAGCGGTGAAGAAGGCGAAAGAGACGGGACAAAGCATTGCCCGTGTAGTCATCCCGGATGCGGCGGACAATGTCAGCGAAGTGAATGTCCAGATTCCGGCGGAGACCGCCAAATTGCTGAAAGAGAACGGAATTATACTGGAAATCTATACGGAGAACGCGATTGTGCGTGTTCCGAACGAATCGCTGGAAGGCATCGGACAAGACTTCTATTTCCGGCTGGTGCCGGTGAGAAATGCAACAGAGCGGAATGAAATCGAGAAGAGAGCCACACTCGAAGCTGTGGTCCGTGAAGTGGCCAAGGATAACAAAATTGAAGTGGTCGCCAGACCGATGACCATCGAGACGAACCTGTCCAGCCGGGCGGTAACCCTGATTCTGCCGCTAAGAGATGTGAAGCTGCCTGCGAATGAAGCGGCGCGTAATGCATTCCTGGCACAGCTCGGTATCTTCATTGAACATACCGACGGCACGAAAGAGGTTGTCAAAGGCAAAGCGGTTACCTATAAAGAGGGACTGCTTGGACTGGAATTCTCGGTAAGCAAATTTAGTACCTTTACGATTATCAACTTCAATAATCAGTCGCCTGCTACGCATGTATCCTATATCGTTGGCTTCCCGGATGGTGAATTCAAGCCGGATGAGCGGGTAACGCGCTCGCAGATGGCACTCATGATTGCCCGGAATCTGGGCTACAATGCAAGTGCGGCTGTAGGCAATCCTCCCTTCCCGGATGTGGCTGTCCGTCATTATGCAGCGGGAGCTATCGCCTTCGTGAGCGCACAAGGCGTGATGAAGGGCGATCCAACCGGAAAGTTCCGGGGGGCTGCTCCGATTACGAGAGCGGAAATGGCCGCAGCTGCTGCCAACTACCTGAAGCTTGCCGTACCGGCAGACGGTGCATCCAGCTTCAATGATATAACCGGGCATTGGGCACAAGGTGTAATTGCAGCCAACGTGTCGGCAGGCTTGCTCAAGGGCTACCCGGACGGCAGCTTCAAGCCGAATGCTTATCTGACCCGTGCGGAAGCTGTAGTCATTGTTAATCAGATGTTCGGCCGCGGCCCGCTCCATGGAGCAGATGCGGTGAAATTCCCGGATGTCTCCAAGAATCATTGGGCCTACCTGGATATCCAGGAGGCTGTCATCGACCATCAGTACCGGATCGACAGTGAACAGAAGGAACAACGGGTTACAGAATAA
- a CDS encoding GNAT family N-acetyltransferase, whose translation MSMKQWSEDTIFYDLNGDWSIRRAEPKEWGVYCSVYYNMEYNGFFREESYANPRRNAFWIYKGESKIGGVRMSPNVIYHLFVIPPFNDTFRVLKQLKKLLIEWSDRKEPIRAYEILPDQVQLYARAGFWPDEFRCRWMQRPTEYFQVNWEDNLRIESPEVEVTEAGGKRFILAEEIARCDFESFRGGLDATRRKQFALEDFVPGEDPNYSNEILTQASTLVFDNATDQLIANCRLCLQDGVAAVYSIGVNPAYRGRRLATRMLQRALTTLKGSYPLLRLYVMEGNDAESMYYNLGFMPGVQEIQKIYISLD comes from the coding sequence ATGAGTATGAAGCAATGGTCTGAAGATACGATATTCTACGATTTAAACGGTGATTGGTCTATTCGAAGAGCAGAGCCCAAGGAGTGGGGCGTATATTGCTCCGTCTACTATAACATGGAGTATAACGGTTTTTTTAGAGAGGAAAGCTATGCGAATCCGCGCAGAAATGCCTTTTGGATATACAAGGGGGAGAGCAAAATCGGCGGAGTCCGGATGTCACCCAATGTGATCTACCATCTCTTTGTAATCCCGCCATTTAACGATACATTCAGAGTGCTCAAGCAGCTTAAAAAGCTGTTGATCGAGTGGTCTGACCGGAAGGAGCCCATACGAGCCTATGAAATTCTGCCGGATCAGGTTCAGCTGTATGCCCGGGCAGGCTTTTGGCCGGATGAGTTCAGATGCCGCTGGATGCAGCGGCCTACAGAATATTTCCAAGTGAATTGGGAGGATAATCTGAGGATTGAGAGTCCTGAAGTGGAGGTAACCGAGGCAGGGGGCAAACGGTTCATCCTTGCAGAAGAGATTGCCCGCTGTGATTTTGAGAGCTTTCGAGGCGGACTGGATGCAACCCGGAGGAAGCAATTTGCTTTAGAAGATTTTGTACCCGGTGAAGATCCTAATTACTCCAATGAAATATTGACGCAGGCTTCCACGTTGGTATTCGATAACGCGACTGATCAGCTCATTGCCAATTGCAGGTTGTGTCTACAGGACGGCGTGGCCGCAGTCTATAGCATTGGCGTTAATCCTGCTTATCGTGGGAGAAGACTGGCTACACGCATGCTGCAAAGAGCCCTCACCACTCTGAAGGGTTCTTATCCGCTGCTGAGATTGTATGTAATGGAAGGAAATGATGCGGAATCTATGTACTACAATCTCGGGTTCATGCCCGGGGTGCAGGAGATTCAGAAGATTTATATTTCGTTGGATTAA